Below is a genomic region from Lineus longissimus chromosome 16, tnLinLong1.2, whole genome shotgun sequence.
ACGCCGTCAGGACACCAGCCGAGAAGACTCGTATACGCTCTAAGAAATAAAGGTCTTTGAACCTTTGccgacacaaatatgcaccctggTTTTCAGCGAAATGGAAATCCAGGTTTTTGCCGAAAAACATTTAGGAGCGCATATTATTTGTGTTAGGCGAAATTCTACCTTTACCATTTTTTTAGGCGCTAAAAGTCTTTATTTCTATAAATGAGTGTGGTGTTGAGAACATAAACTCATTTCGCGCTTATCTCCCGTCTCAAAAGAATTAACTAGTGGATCGGCAACGTTCAATGGCTTACAAAACGTCTTTTGCCGGTTGTGTGCCACGTGGGAGACCTACATCAATATCAAGGATTTAGCCATAAGGAAAGAAAAATAAACTCACCGGTTTTACATTAAGTGTAAAAAGGCAAATAAATACGAAAAATGCCACGTCCGTCTTCATGATGTTTTGTGTGTGAATGTCCCAGCTGTAGTGAGCGAAATGATGGCTATCTTAATTCTCCCGTCCGCAAGTAATTATATATATGACCAATACCCTTATGTGACAGCAAGGGGAATACAATGCCATATACTTGTATTTACTGTACGTATATACTTGGGCGTTTATATTTATTATGTAGGCCTCTGCAATCTGTCTAGAGTAAGGGCCTTGATTGTACCCGGCCATGCGGGAGATCGGTAGGGATTCCTTATGGTTCCATTCCACGTGCCCATGCGGGTCGAGAACCGTCTTTCAGGGTCAACGCCGGACACGTCATTGGGACAATCGGGGGTGGTGTCCCTGTGGACCTGATAATCGCGGGTATTGTCCATAAGCAAGGGCTCAGTGGTCAGACGGCTTTGGGGCCCCTGATTTTCTTACCTGAAAAAGGCTTCACGGCCTGTCTTCGCCACAGGTGGTCAATCGGTCCCCTCGTTCCCTTGGTGCTGGTGtagcagttgaaaatgttccccagtaaaagtgtccggcccttcTGCATTCTGTCGGTAGGGCTGATGGTTTTGTCAAGACCATGGCCCAAAAGCGCCTAATAGGATCCTTCCCAAACATTCTATCCTTGAATATCACATATATTTACACCCCGATTTCAATGACGAATatttagaaaaaatcgggacaaAGGATCAGATAGAATTATAATGTTGGTGTTGCATAAACATGGCCCCTTGGAAAAAAGTCCTTGATCAAATTTCATAACCATCACTATGAGCTTGGTCATCTCAAAGAAAGGGCCATGCCAATGGAACCTGGTGTAATGGTTTTTAATGTCACCCTTAGGACGAATGTCCTGCCCTATTGTATGGTGACAGATAAAGGTACATGGTTCTATAGAAATGACCGTAAATACCTCGAGAGCAACAGCGCATAGTAGAATATGTCATCAGATTCTCCTCCCACACCAGTGTatcagttttaaatgtcctggGAACCAATAATGATAGCCAGGACTAATAGTCAATAAATCGTAATCTGAGGACTGCTTTGGAGATTATGTATGAGGACAGCTCTGAAGACAGTGGCTGCATGAGGATTGCTCTGAAGAGTGTCCAACTTCTCTTTGAAGACAGTGTCAGACGACTGCTCTGAAGACAGTGACTTTGGACCCCTCTGAAGACAGTGTCTCAGGCTTGCACCGAGGACAGTGTCTGTGGACTGCTCTGAAGACAGCATCTTAGGATTGCTCCGAGGACAGTGTCTGTGGACTGCTCCGTAGACAGTGCCCGGAGACTGCTGGTAGTCACCCCAAAGGAACTCCAGGGCCATTGTCTTATCTGAACATGTCTCAGACCTGACTACCCTGAAGATGGTGTACAACTTCGAAAATTCGAAATTCTACAGAGAGCTGGGGCATATatctttccatttctgctgtAGTACTAAGCCCTTTATCACAGCGAAAAAAACGGAAATCGTCCAAACATGTAAGTCTCATCCCTGGTCTTTTATAGCTGACCCACATAGGAACTTCAGGACCAGGCTTCAGCATTAGTCCATATCTATAGGAAGATCAACTGTGCACATGCTGTCTTCCAACATTCTAACCATACAAATACTCCAGGTGTCAGATGTGATGATATTTCAGCACAAATTGAAAACTATTGATAACTTCCATTCAAGGGTTTAAAGGTATAGTGcaatcttttttttaaagtgccAAAGTCACTAACCCATTGCACTATATTGCATGGCAAAGTATGAAGATTTTGCCAGATCTGTCACAATCCTTTACTTGGAAACGACTGTGGGCAGGATTTATCCGTTTGGTTACCACGAGGAAAAAACCACAATTTGCACATAAGACAAGGGCGCTTTACCTTTAAGTGACAGTGAATAATTTCACTACATTAATGGTATTCATTAACAGCTGTGAAGGAGCAGTCTGGTGATGGTGTGATGAGCACTCTGATCATATCACATGAAGCATTAGGACCAGATGTTTATTCATCATGTTCgtgttaaccccccccccccccccccccccgaggactGGGACCATTTTTTGGAGAATATCAAATTCCCTTAAAACACATACATCTGTTAACTGTTCTGGTCTGTGTTTCGCACAGGTTGCGAGTTTCTGGTCTAATTCTTCTCTGTATGGGACTCACAGGTGTGATTTGCTCTGGTTATGAGAGCATTTAGTTCCTGCAAACTATCATGGCTGGTCTCAGCACTTTGGATTATTTGAGGTTGGCCGGCGTATAAGCGAGATGAAAACTGGAAAGAAGAGACTCCACATTTGACAAATAATGAACACAATTTAGCAGTGACCTCATTTAATTGCATAACATACACATATGGCACAATAGTAACACCCACATAATCTGTTCAATTCTTGAAGGTCAATCAGATCTGTGCCCATATTGTGGCTTACATTCAAAGGCACTAACAAAGTAATGAGGAACTTGATTACCGGTAGGCGGCAGCTGTTAGCGGTCAAGTACACAATAGAATGTCCAGCTCATATTGATTTCATCCACAGTATTGGACCGCTTACTATTctgccaccttttggcaatAGTCCTTCATTAGAAGTGTAAAACCCTTGAGGGTATTAACATCTGGTATAAACAACAGCACGCTACACTGAACATACTGGTATTTGTTACAGAAACCACAAGAAAAAGTGTCAATGATTTATGCATAAAGTGATCACATGATGAAATAATATTGCCCATTATAACACAGTAATTTATGCTACAGATAAAACAAAGTACCCACATGATTATTTTTGTCTACAAAAATGAAAACAGCATGAACACACTGGTACAAAATTTACTCATTTTCTAGCTAACTGGAATGTCTTAAACATGACTTTTGTTGAGATTCTAATAAATTTACTTTAAAATCATCACTAAATTTATCATTTGCCAAATAAACATAATCAAGATAATGTTCCTCATAACTCCCTGAAAGACCTCAGTTTCTCATTATAAGCATCCTGCAACTTCTTTGTTGGTTTATAGTTTTTCTTAGCCAATTCTGACCAAGCTTTGTCCAATGCTATCTGATCTTTCGCTCCTGCCATACGCTTATGAATATGAAACAAATCTAATTCCTCCTTATTGGATAATTTACAACCTTCGACCTCGCATAAATTACGAGCAGACGATCGATCAAATTTTTCCAGGAAGTGCAGTCCGGTGGAAGACTCTAACTGTTCGAGAGGCACTTCGTAATTCTTCAAACTCTGCTTCACTTTGATTGGCTCATTTGGAACGATGAAAGCGCCGAGAGTCTGGAGGTTTGAATTTTCAGCAACGATTACTTTGTAGAGGTGGGTTGGAACGGCAACGTCATCTTCATCAGTCAGCTGCAAagtaatgaaaaaaaatatctgcaATTTTGAAGTTTGCCCCCAACAGTACTCTCAAAATGAACTCTGCACAAATATACAAAAAATGCAGCCATCATGGTTGGGACATCGCTGAGATACTAAAGTGTCCAGAGAAACAACGACAGCATACCTCATATTTCATATATCTCTTTCCATTTTCTTCAGATGGCAAGAAGACCGGACCGCTTATCACAAAAACATCGGAAAACTTCTTGGTCAAGTCCCGACAATACATCTCAAATAGATTCCAGAACCCAGCATTGTTGTCTAGGTTCTGGGGCACGATGTTGGACAGGTAGAATGTGTCATCCATGGCCTCCTGAAAAAGGACAAGAAATCTGCAAATGTGATGTAAAATCAAGCACAAATAGAAGTATAATTATACGGTAGACTGGCAGACTTTTGA
It encodes:
- the LOC135500066 gene encoding nuclease EXOG, mitochondrial-like, with product MLESGSSQFRRPSVFGEPRQKWNERNDDHNVMAGLSGFSILARGFLAGTISTATLASLYTYAYKTDIHVEYKEDLFSGKSHLTAHASTILKYGAPDRGPNIRLYNNHVLSYDQSKKIPLWVAEHLTKDNLKGQASRRKSKFKCDPDIPRMFSARNADYLGSGWSRGHMSPAGDNKRDQEAMDDTFYLSNIVPQNLDNNAGFWNLFEMYCRDLTKKFSDVFVISGPVFLPSEENGKRYMKYELTDEDDVAVPTHLYKVIVAENSNLQTLGAFIVPNEPIKVKQSLKNYEVPLEQLESSTGLHFLEKFDRSSARNLCEVEGCKLSNKEELDLFHIHKRMAGAKDQIALDKAWSELAKKNYKPTKKLQDAYNEKLRSFREL